A genomic segment from Salvia splendens isolate huo1 chromosome 13, SspV2, whole genome shotgun sequence encodes:
- the LOC121763018 gene encoding E3 ubiquitin-protein ligase SIRP1-like encodes MEEVEAPRYWCHMCSQNVNPTLEIDSIKCPICQSGFVEEMASQENDSPPTDLQLGGSDSDRALSLWAPILLGMMGNQRRRRRMRRMGFEESDNENENDNDNDDEFGRHHHHGEEELDRELEIARRRRSSAAILQLLQGMQAGILSEPETDQGTNTAGDNEPMILINPFNQTIIVQGSGNESISRAPIGSLGDYFIGPGLDLLLQHLSENDPNRYGTPPARKEAVEALRTVKIEDTLQCSVCLDECEIGDEVKEMPCKHKFHSKCILPWLELHSSCPICRHQLPCEESELDSEGSINESSSGQTDNGDRNERGRQFSVPLPWPFSSLFSSSNTSNANPSTSHHRDEN; translated from the coding sequence ATGGAGGAAGTTGAGGCACCAAGATATTGGTGCCATATGTGTTCACAGAATGTGAATCCAACCTTGGAGATTGATTCAATAAAATGCCCCATCTGCCAAAGTGGCTTTGTTGAGGAAATGGCCTCTCAAGAAAATGATAGCCCTCCTACTGATCTTCAACTTGGAGGGTCGGATTCGGATCGCGCCCTCTCCCTCTGGGCGCCAATCCTACTAGGTATGATGGGCAACCAACGGCGTAGGCGCCGTATGAGGCGCATGGGGTTTGAGGAGAGTgacaatgaaaatgaaaatgacaacGACAATGATGATGAGTTTGGAAGGCACCACCATCATGGGGAGGAGGAGCTTGACCGTGAACTGGAGAtagcgaggaggaggaggagctcaGCCGCGATTCTGCAGCTCCTCCAAGGCATGCAGGCTGGGATACTATCTGAGCCAGAGACTGATCAAGGGACTAATACAGCTGGAGATAATGAGCCTATGATTCTCATAAATCCCTTTAACCAGACCATCATTGTTCAGGGATCGGGAAATGAGTCCATAAGTCGTGCTCCTATTGGCTCCCTTGGAGATTATTTCATTGGACCAGGGCTCGACTTGTTGCTGCAGCATTTGTCGGAGAATGATCCAAACAGGTATGGGACACCTCCAGCTCGCAAGGAGGCAGTTGAAGCTCTACGGACAGTGAAAATCGAGGACACTCTGCAGTGCTCCGTTTGTTTGGATGAGTGTGAGATTGGTGACGAAGTTAAGGAGATGCCTTGCAAGCATAAGTTCCACAGTAAGTGTATCCTTCCATGGCTTGAGCTTCATAGCTCTTGCCCCATCTGCAGGCATCAATTACCTTGTGAAGAGTCGGAGCTCGACTCTGAGGGGTCAATAAACGAGAGCAGCAGTGGACAGACGGACAATGGTGATAGAAACGAAAGAGGGAGACAGTTCTCGGTTCCTCTTCCGTGGCCCTTCAGCAGCTTGTTTTCATCCTCCAATACTTCAAATGCCAACCCAAGCACTTCACACCACCGGGATGAGAATTGA